In a single window of the Raphanus sativus cultivar WK10039 chromosome 9, ASM80110v3, whole genome shotgun sequence genome:
- the LOC108834134 gene encoding ankyrin repeat-containing protein BDA1 isoform X1 yields the protein MDPRLLSAQSVDSVDALYSFIQADPCILQRFDVLPFIHTPLHEASFTGNIDLAMELMILQPSFAKKLNEDGLSPLHLAVENHKVELAQELIKFDPNLVRIRGRGGTTPLHLVAEKGDADLLTKFLFVCPESIRDANVNGETALHIMVKNDRHEELEVLRGWMQRMLISDALSTEKHILNTRDRDGNTALHLAAYKNDSKALKELLECMSLNRNIQNKSGMTALDLLRAKGSHMNIKETEKIIKDSGGKTRDSVTTVSTMSEFLKTPVSFREHCSTGLARYKSNMADGTRNALLVITALIITAIYQTAVQPEDDQDFIKDNDVVTKIVLLWGFNTIAYFLAMALTFLLIPFGGTYTWWFICITLPLDCSYVVSTYMKYKLGRHVIPITLIYMYVIVILGFFLGLLVFYVRWRRTTRKNGPEPKSELISEGFKTVV from the exons ATGGATCCAAGGTTGCTTTCAGCTCAAAGCGTTGATAGCGTTGATgctttatattcttttattcaAGCGGATCCATGTATTCTTCAAAGATTCGACGTTTTACCTTTCATCCACACACCTCTCCACGAAGCTTCATTCACTGGGAACATAGATTTGGCAATGGAACTTATGATTCTACAGCCATCTTTTGCCAAGAAATTGAACGAGGATGGGCTTAGTCCCTTGCATCTTGCTGTCGAGAACCACAAGGTTGAGTTAGCACAAGAGTTAATCAAGTTTGATCCTAATCTTGTTCGTATTCGTGGAAGAGGAG GTACAACACCTTTGCATCTTGTGGCGGAAAAAGGTGACGCGGATCTTCTTACAAAGTTTCTCTTTGTATGTCCTGAAAGCATTAGAGATGCAAATGTTAATGGAGAGACTGCTTTACATATCATGGTTAAAAACGATAGACACGAAGAGCTCGAAGTTCTGAGAGGCTGGATGCAAAGAATGCTTATAAGTGATGCTTTATCCACTGAGAAACACATTCTGAACACACGCGATCGTGACGGCAACACAGCCTTGCACCTAGCGGCGTACAAGAATGATAGTAAGGCAT tgaaagagctgttggagtgCATGTCACTGAACCGCAACATCCAGAACAAAAGTGGCATGACAGCCCTTGATTTATTACGAGCCAAGGGATCTCACATGAACAttaaagaaacagagaaaatcaTAAAAGATTCAGGGGGTAAGACTAGGGACTCTGTAACCACCGTTAGCACAATGTCTGAGTTCCTAAAGACACCAGTCTCTTTTCGGGAACATTGTTCGACGGGATTGGCACGATATAAAAGTAATATGGCAGATGGAACACGGAACGCTCTTCTCGTGATAACAGCTTTGATAATAACAGCTATTTATCAGACGGCGGTTCAACCGGAGGATGATCAAGATTTCATCAAAGATAACGATGTTGTAACCAAGATTGTGCTACTATGGGGATTCAATACAATAGCCTATTTCTTAGCTATGGCCTTGACTTTTTTACTCATACCGTTTGGTGGAACATACACTTGGTGGTTTATATGCATTACGCTTCCTCTCGATTGTTCTTACGTAGTTTCGACTTACATGAAGTATAAACTCGGGCGGCATGTGATCCCCATAACGCTCATCTATATGTACGTGATCGTTATACTCGGATTTTTCCTTGGTCTGCTTGTATTCTACGTGAGGTGGAGGCGGACCACGAGGAAGAATGGACCGGAACCCAAAAGTGAGCTGATTTCCGAAGGCTTCAAGACAGTGGTTTAA
- the LOC108834134 gene encoding ankyrin repeat-containing protein BDA1 isoform X2, whose amino-acid sequence MELMILQPSFAKKLNEDGLSPLHLAVENHKVELAQELIKFDPNLVRIRGRGGTTPLHLVAEKGDADLLTKFLFVCPESIRDANVNGETALHIMVKNDRHEELEVLRGWMQRMLISDALSTEKHILNTRDRDGNTALHLAAYKNDSKALKELLECMSLNRNIQNKSGMTALDLLRAKGSHMNIKETEKIIKDSGGKTRDSVTTVSTMSEFLKTPVSFREHCSTGLARYKSNMADGTRNALLVITALIITAIYQTAVQPEDDQDFIKDNDVVTKIVLLWGFNTIAYFLAMALTFLLIPFGGTYTWWFICITLPLDCSYVVSTYMKYKLGRHVIPITLIYMYVIVILGFFLGLLVFYVRWRRTTRKNGPEPKSELISEGFKTVV is encoded by the exons ATGGAACTTATGATTCTACAGCCATCTTTTGCCAAGAAATTGAACGAGGATGGGCTTAGTCCCTTGCATCTTGCTGTCGAGAACCACAAGGTTGAGTTAGCACAAGAGTTAATCAAGTTTGATCCTAATCTTGTTCGTATTCGTGGAAGAGGAG GTACAACACCTTTGCATCTTGTGGCGGAAAAAGGTGACGCGGATCTTCTTACAAAGTTTCTCTTTGTATGTCCTGAAAGCATTAGAGATGCAAATGTTAATGGAGAGACTGCTTTACATATCATGGTTAAAAACGATAGACACGAAGAGCTCGAAGTTCTGAGAGGCTGGATGCAAAGAATGCTTATAAGTGATGCTTTATCCACTGAGAAACACATTCTGAACACACGCGATCGTGACGGCAACACAGCCTTGCACCTAGCGGCGTACAAGAATGATAGTAAGGCAT tgaaagagctgttggagtgCATGTCACTGAACCGCAACATCCAGAACAAAAGTGGCATGACAGCCCTTGATTTATTACGAGCCAAGGGATCTCACATGAACAttaaagaaacagagaaaatcaTAAAAGATTCAGGGGGTAAGACTAGGGACTCTGTAACCACCGTTAGCACAATGTCTGAGTTCCTAAAGACACCAGTCTCTTTTCGGGAACATTGTTCGACGGGATTGGCACGATATAAAAGTAATATGGCAGATGGAACACGGAACGCTCTTCTCGTGATAACAGCTTTGATAATAACAGCTATTTATCAGACGGCGGTTCAACCGGAGGATGATCAAGATTTCATCAAAGATAACGATGTTGTAACCAAGATTGTGCTACTATGGGGATTCAATACAATAGCCTATTTCTTAGCTATGGCCTTGACTTTTTTACTCATACCGTTTGGTGGAACATACACTTGGTGGTTTATATGCATTACGCTTCCTCTCGATTGTTCTTACGTAGTTTCGACTTACATGAAGTATAAACTCGGGCGGCATGTGATCCCCATAACGCTCATCTATATGTACGTGATCGTTATACTCGGATTTTTCCTTGGTCTGCTTGTATTCTACGTGAGGTGGAGGCGGACCACGAGGAAGAATGGACCGGAACCCAAAAGTGAGCTGATTTCCGAAGGCTTCAAGACAGTGGTTTAA
- the LOC108824017 gene encoding 50S ribosomal protein L24, chloroplastic, with product MATMSALQSSFTSLSITSNSSFFGQRLLSPIPLSVASPVKLVKNPCLVFAKLKRWERKKCKPNSLPILHKMHVKFGDTVKVISGRDKGKIGEVTKIFTHNSTVVINDVNLKTKHMKSREEGEPGQIVKIEAPIHSSNVMLYSKEKEVVSRVGHKVLEDGQKVRYLIKTGELIDTIEKWKQLKEAKDKETTQVAVASSS from the exons ATGGCGACCATGTCTGCTCTTCAGAGCTCATTTACATCTCTTTCAATAACCTCCAACTCCTCCTTCTTCGGCCAGCGTCTCCTTTCCCCGATTCCCCTCTCCGTAGCTTCTCCG GTCAAACTCGTTAAGAACCCATGTCTTGTCTTTGCAAAG CTAAAGCGTTGGGAACGGAAGAAATGCAAACCAAACAGTCTTCCCATTCTTCACAAGATGCATGTCAAGTTCGGAGATACGGTCAAAGTTATCTCTGGCCGCGACAAGGGTAAGATTGGAGAAGTCACTAAGATCTTTACCCACAACAGCACCGTTGTCATCAATGATGTCAACCTCAAGACCAAACACATGAAGAGCCGTGAAGAGGGTGAGCCTGGCCAAATTGTCAAG ATCGAAGCACCGATCCACAGCTCAAATGTGATGCTGTATTCGAAAGAAAAGGAGGTTGTAAGCCGGGTGGGTCACAAGGTCCTTGAAGATGGACAGAAGGTAAGGTATCTGATCAAAACTGGGGAACTTATCGACACCATCGAGAAGTGGAAGCAACTTAAGGAGGCTAAAGATAAAGAAACTACTCAAGTTGCAGTTGCCTCTTCATCTTAA
- the LOC108825796 gene encoding ankyrin repeat-containing protein BDA1-like, which translates to MDSELLLVAQSGSVDALYSLIQNDPYILNNLDVLPFIHTPLHEASSIGKIDMAMELMTLKPSFATKLNVDGFSPLHLAVENHHVELALELVKFDPSLVRVRGRGGMTPLHRVVQIGDVDLLTEFLMVCPESLRDANANGETAIHLSVMNEKYEELKVLGGWMQRMRKRDASSTEVHVMNRRDREGNTALHVAAHKNNHQAVKQLLKCMSLNRNIQNKKGMTALDVLRANGADMNIETVKAIQKAGGKSANSLSKVKPTSVFLRKPVTFWEYCSTRMARYRSRMSDGTRNALLVITTLIITATYQTVAQPQDKHNLEHLDYVEEIILEMVLIWGFNTIAFFSAIALTFILLPVGRAYTWWYILISGPLVCSYAISLYVKYNLSTVIIDVYSMVLLGFFVYILVFYVKWKRDTQKKVPEPKIELISEV; encoded by the exons ATGGATTCAGAGTTGCTTTTGGTTGCTCAATCGGGTAGCGTTGATGCTTTATATTCTCTGATTCAAAATGATCCATATATTCTTAACAACCTCGACGTTTTACCTTTTATCCACACGCCTCTCCATGAAGCTTCATCTATCGGGAAGATAGATATGGCAATGGAACTAATGACTCTAAAACCATCTTTTGCTACAAAACTAAACGTGGATGGGTTTAGTCCCTTGCATCTGGCTGTCGAGAACCACCATGTTGAGTTAGCACTAGAGCTAGTCAAGTTTGATCCCAGTCTTGTTCGTGTTCGTGGAAGAGGAG GTATGACTCCGTTGCATCGTGTGGTACAAATAGGTGACGTCGATCTTCTTACAGAGTTTCTCATGGTATGTCCTGAGAGTCTTAGAGATGCGAATGCAAATGGAGAAACTGCTATACACCTCTCGGTAATGAACGAAAAATACGAAGAGCTCAAAGTTCTAGGAGGGTGGATGCAAAGAATGCGCAAAAGAGATGCTTCATCTACTGAGGTTCACGTAATGAATAGACGCGATCGAGAGGGAAACACGGCCTTGCATGTAGCGGCACACAAGAATAATCACCAG GCAGTAAAACAGCTGTTGAAATGCATGTCACTGAACCGGAACATCCAGAACAAAAAGGGCATGACAGCCCTTGATGTCTTACGAGCCAATGGAGCTGACATGAACATAGAGACGGTGAAAGCTATACAAAAAGCTGGTGGTAAGAGTGCGAATTCTCTATCCAAAGTTAAGCCAACGTCTGTCTTCTTGAGAAAACCGGTCACTTTCTGGGAATATTGCTCCACGAGAATGGCTCGTTACCGGAGCCGCATGTCAGACGGAACTAGAAACGCTCTTCTAGTGATTACAACTTTGATAATCACAGCTACTTATCAGACCGTGGCCCAACCGCAAGATAAACACAACTTAGAACACCTAGATTATGTGGAAGAAATCATATTAGAGATGGTGCTTATATGGGGATTCAATACTATAGCCTTCTTCTCAGCTATTGCCTTGACGTTTATACTCTTACCAGTTGGTAGAGCATATACTTGGTGGTATATTCTCATTTCGGGACCTCTCGTATGTTCTTACGCAATTTCGCTGTACGTGAAGTATAATCTCTCAACCGTAATCATCGACGTGTATTCAATGGTTTTGCTTGGATTTTTCGTTTACATACTTGTATTCTACGTGAAGTGGAAGAGGGATACGCAAAAGAAAGTTCCAGAACCCAAAATCGAGCTGATTTCCGAAGTTTGA